ACAACCTATACCTGTTCTTCCATCTAATGTGCAAGGTTTTCTTAAAAGAGCATTAGAGGCTGATTTGAACTTTTTCAAGCAATATATTATTTTTGAATGACAAATAAAATTTAAGATCTAGCCACCATATTTTCACCATTTATATCAAACCGAATCACTACAAAAAGCTGCACCCTACTAAGTTTGTCAAAGCTGATTGACGAGCTTAGATTTGTTGTGGTATAGATTATATGTAATGCAGCAATTTTAGTTGAATTGTGAAGAAACACGCAATCCTTCGTCCTGGATAACAGTAAAATTTTATACGTATTTTGAGATTAATAATCACTGTTGTCCGAATAAAATGTTCCTTTACAGGTTATTTTATGAAATCCACGTAGGTGATCTGTGTTTGTATAGTAGCAAATTGTTTTTGCAAATTTGCTATTAACTTTTCACGTTTTCTTGAGAATTACTATAAAAATTAAAAATTTAAAGAAGCACCAAGAATAATCTAATGCTTACTGATTATATATGTTGCACTGAGTGCAAATGACTGAATCAGGAAAGCTAGCATTGTTTTGTTGGTAGGAATTGTTCTTGTTAATTTTTAGCGATAAGTAAAAGCAATCCCTATTGCGTTACCCTTTAGCCTCTCTCTAAAAAAGCTTCTCTAAGTGCCAATTTTTTTGTAAGTATGACAACTCAATGACCAAAAAAATCTGTGTTTATATAATAGATATCTCGGAAAACTAATCTCAGACTTTGCACTGTCTGGATTAATGTTTAATATCTTGAGATGTCTAATGATTTGCGGTTGTGTCTTTATAAAGACAACACAAATCCCATCTTGAAGTTCGCAATAATCATACAGAAACTAGGTTTGTCATTGTGCTTATCTAGATCTTGTAAAGACGTTATCTAAAGGTGTAATTTACCAATGCTAAATCGCGTAATTGTGTGGCGTATTTTCGCTGTTTTACCGCTACATGGTCTTATAACCTCTTTACCCTCTCTCCCAAACTTGGGAGAGAGGGTAAAGTAGTGAGAGCTAAGACCACAGTTAACTAGCAGGGCTTTGTATTGTGTATCACGCACTTTCAAGTTAGCTAGCAAAAGACTCTTTTGAAAACAAGGACGAGATTATGGCAAGAATTAATGGAACACCGGAATCTGATACTCTCTTAGGCACAAATAACAACGACACAATACAGGGCTTTGATGGTGATGACATCCTATCAGGCTTAAACGGTGCCGATCGCCTCGTTGGTGGAAATGGCTCTGATACCCTTGATGGCGGAAATGGTGCAGATAGACTCTTTGGAGATGCTGGCGATGACACTCTTGAAGGTGGTGCTGGCGCTGACACCCTTGATGGCGGAGAGGGTAAGGATTTCCTCAACGGTGGGGATGGCAACGACTCCCTCGTAGGTGGCTTCGAGGATACTCTGTTAGGTGGGAATGGCAATGACTTCCTGACTTTTGTTAATAACACTGAAGGGAAGAGCTATCTCAACGGTGAAGCTGGCTCAGATACTCTGATTGGTAGCAACAGCATTATTGAAGGTGACAGCCTTGAAGGCTCTTCTGGCGATGACTTTCTTGATGGTGGAGCTGGTAACGACTTCCTTTCAGGTGATGACACCTTGGGTACAGCTGGCGCTGATACTTTAGTCGGTGGCGATGGCAATGACACTCTTGAAGGAGATGCTGACACCTTAAGTGGAGGTGGTAACGACTCCTTAGTCGGGGGTGCTGGTGATGATGTTCTCTATGGCTTTGCCGGTAATGATATTCTTCAGGGTGGGGACGGTCTTGATACTCTTGATGGTGGGGATGGTAATGACATCCTTGACGGTGGAGCAGGCGCTAGCACTCTCTTGGGTGGAGCTGGTCTCGAAACTATCACTGGCGGAGTAGAAGCTGACTTCATTGATGGTGGAGACGACAATGATTCTCTCTTAGGTGGAGGTGGTAATGACAGCATTTTGGGTGGTCTCGGCAATGACATCCTCAATGGCCAAGGTGGAGATGATTATCTTGATGGCGGAGAAGGTGCTGATAGAGTCTTAGGCGGACTTGGCAATGACACGCTTTTCGGTGGAGAAGACCTTGAAGAGCAAACTGTAGCTGACACCCTCATTGGTGCAGATGGCAGTGATGTCTTTGTATTGACAGACACGGGATTTGTGTTTGAAGTCCCAGATCCTGGTGAGCCACCAGTACCTACTCCTGTAGGCGACATCATCCAAGGCTTC
This region of Scytonema hofmannii PCC 7110 genomic DNA includes:
- a CDS encoding calcium-binding protein produces the protein MARINGTPESDTLLGTNNNDTIQGFDGDDILSGLNGADRLVGGNGSDTLDGGNGADRLFGDAGDDTLEGGAGADTLDGGEGKDFLNGGDGNDSLVGGFEDTLLGGNGNDFLTFVNNTEGKSYLNGEAGSDTLIGSNSIIEGDSLEGSSGDDFLDGGAGNDFLSGDDTLGTAGADTLVGGDGNDTLEGDADTLSGGGNDSLVGGAGDDVLYGFAGNDILQGGDGLDTLDGGDGNDILDGGAGASTLLGGAGLETITGGVEADFIDGGDDNDSLLGGGGNDSILGGLGNDILNGQGGDDYLDGGEGADRVLGGLGNDTLFGGEDLEEQTVADTLIGADGSDVFVLTDTGFVFEVPDPGEPPVPTPVGDIIQGFQNGIDFFEYDLPFEALTISSSGSNTQIRITETTELIATVLNVNSSLITEADFLA